A single window of Plectropomus leopardus isolate mb chromosome 12, YSFRI_Pleo_2.0, whole genome shotgun sequence DNA harbors:
- the c12h14orf119 gene encoding uncharacterized protein C14orf119 homolog: MSWFNHVSQGSNQQPADSHRHTDMLSHNFRGPTEASPTFAAQHWTGCSTPTTEDFPSAPQGVVSPPSLENLSCASPGAGRVREPEPISYVSLQEQRCVLSWFQGWNANQRERFLQDLLGKAVPGKVCTLLDSLSTLQVKDRLPNIFECQLRLWTQWFESWGEEERNHFLHILEERDPVFVAHFYRSVAGTAGRD, encoded by the exons ATGTCGTGGTTCAATCATGTCAGCCAAGGCTCAAATCAGCAACCCGCAGAcagccacagacacacagacatgctgTCTCACAACTTCAGAGGTCCGACAGAGGCATCACCGACCTTTGCAGCACAACACTGGACCGGCTGCTCCACTCCCACCACGGAGGACTTTCCATCAGCTCCGCAGGGTGTAGTGAGCCCTCCCAGTCTTGAGAACCTGTCCTGCGCCTCTCCCGGTGCAGGAAGGGTGAGAGAGCCGGAGCCCATCTCCTATGTGAGCCTCCAGGAGCAGCGGTGCGTCCTGAGCTGGTTCCAGGGCTGGAACGCCAACCAGAGGGAGCGGTTCCTGCAGGACCTCCTGGGCAAAGCTGTGCCAGGGAAAGTGTGCACCCTCCTAGATTCACTCAGCACTCTGCAG GTTAAAGACAGACTACCAAACATCTTTGAATGCCAGCTGCGCCTGTGGACCCAGTGGTTTGAGTCTtggggagaagaggagaggaatcATTTCCTGCACATACTGGAAGAGCGGGACCCAGTTTTTGTTGCCCATTTTTACAGGAGCGTAGCCGGTACAGCAGGAAGAGACTGA